aacaatAATAAGCGGTAATTATATTAAACATAGTAACTACTATTCTATACAAAAGCATCAATGAacctatatatactgtataatgcaACATAATAAGAATTAGATTGATACATAATAATGAATATCAATTATATCTACTACatgttttttataaaaatcCAAATATACATAGTAATTTATCAAGTCAATAAAATTATGTATTCAGTCCTTCAACAATAACGACTACAGCTCCCATGATGCCTGGTGGCAAACCAGGAAGTACAGGAATTAGCACAAGCAGTTCACACCTAACAAGCATTTGTAAAACTAAAGAAACCAAACAATGACAACACCAATGAGACACAAAGACACTAATCCAAGTTTTAGCTTCATGCTGCTCAATTTAGCATGGTGCAAACTTTAACTTTATCAGCCAATTAACTGTCAGAAAGGCGgcagagtgatgacatcatcaacagcagacacacaaacaggaaacagattaaGCAGAACAGACAGGAGACGACATCCAGCCTGGAGCTGCAAAGACACGAACTGAAGGACTCACCGATTGGCTGCAGACCGCTTCCAGCTGAGTTTAGTGGATCCACTTGCTGATAGCAGCTCAtagtggtcacatgactcacagcACACCTCTGTCTTAAAGAGACAAGACTGACCAGACTGATGGGTTCCCCCCTGCAATAATATGTAAAGAATTAAAAGTAAAGAACAGCATCCACCACGtgtggggctgatgggaaatcaGTGCAGCAGGTCGAGtggtggtgaggacagccatgatggattagagacagtggtgaggacagccatgatggattagagacagtggtgaggacagccatgatggattagacagtggtgaggacagccatgatggattagagacagtggtgaggacagacatgatggattagagacagtggtgaggacagccatgatggattagagacagtggtgaggacagccatgatggattagagacagtggtgaggacagacatgatggattagagacagtggtgaggacagacatgatggattagagacagtggtgaggacagacatgatggattagagacagtggtgaggacagagatgatggattagaggcagtggtgaggacagagatgatggattagagacagtggtgaggacagacatgatggattagagacagtggtgaggacagacatgatggattagagacagtggtgcagctGTGATGGTTGACCCGATGAAGGAACCCAGCCCTGAAGTCCTGCCAGAACCTACTCCTTGGTAGTGATGATGCAATAACTTGAGCTGACCTTTGGTCCTGAGGTGAAGCtgagctgcagctcctctcctgGGGGAGGACGTCTCGTTGCCCTCGTCCCTGTGGACCAGCTGTTGATCTTCTCAGCATAATGAGCAGATGAAATGTCAGGCCTCCAGACGAGGGCTCTGTGACGCGTTCCACGGTGAACTCTCTGCAGACACTCTCTGCAGGCGTGTTCCTGCTGGCTGCCCCAGAACAACCCCCCCAGAGCGGCTGACCTTCACTGATGGGTCCGGGGAGGCGCTGTGGAGTCTGACTGCTGGAACCACTGAGGACTCCTGGAGGTGTTAGAGGCTCCCCAAAGGTTCCTCTGGAAAGGAGGACAACAAGGCAGCTGCTGCCTACTGAGCACCAACACCCCTCAGAACCCCCCCAGGATGCTCTGGTGGAGGCCTGCAGGAGCTCTGACCTACACCCGCTGGTCTGACCCGGGTCTGGTGGCTCTAAGACTAACGGAACCATCTAAACACTGGGTCGCTCCTAATGGAACCATCGAAACACTGGGTCAGTCCTATCTGAACCATCTAAACACTGGGTCAGTCCTCAGGGAACCATCTAAACACTGGGTCAGTCCTATCGGAACCATCTAAACACTGGGTCAGTCCTCAGGGAACCATCTAAACACTGGGTCAGTCCTATCGCAACCATCTAAACAATGGGTCAGTCCTATCGGAACCATCTAAACACTGGGTCAGTCCTCAGGGAACCATCTAAACACTGGGTCAGTCCTATCGCAACCATCTAAACAATGGGTCAGTCCTATCGGAACCATCTAAACACTGGGTCAGTCCTCAGGGAACCATCTAAACACTGGGTCAGTCCTATCGGAACCATCTAAACACTGGGTCAGTCCTCAGGGAACCATCTAAACACTGGGTCAGTCCTATCGGAACCATCTAAACAATGGGTCAGTCCTATCGGAACCATCTAAACACTGGGTCAGTCCTCAGGGAACCATCTAAACGCTGGGTCAGTCCTATCAGAACCATCTAAACACTGGGTCAGTCCTCAGGGAACCATCTAAACACTGGGTCAGTCCTATCGGAACCATCTAAACACTGGGTCAGTCCTATCGGAACCATCTAAACACTGGGTCAGTCCTATTGGGGGTCTCTGGACCGTCAGAAGTGGCTGTCAAACCTGAACGGGGCCAGGAGTCCAGCTCACCTTGATGTTCAGGCGAGCCCACACTAAACATCCCGTAGGGGGCGTGTTCCACAGACTACGGTCACATGACCTACTACCTGTGGAGTCACGTGGTTCCCACGTGTGGCGCAGACACCAGGAGGGTTCTGGCCCGGCTGTGTCCCTTTATAAAGCCGTGTCAGACCCGCTGGGGGGTTAGTCTGCAGCGCCTGGAGGACAGCGCTGCTCCTCCTCACGCCGAACGCTGACGATCACACCTGGAGCCTCCAGCTGGAACGTCTGGAGCCAAACCGGGCTCCGTCCTGATCCAGTCCTGGTCCCGGTCCTGGTTCTAGGTGAGCTCTGCTGGATGTGGTGACATACAGTCagatgggtgtgtttgtgtgtgtgtgtgtgtgtgtgtgtgtgtgtgtgtgtcactgatcCCCACTCTGATttgctgcctgtgtgtgtgtgtgtgtgtgtgtgtgtgtgtgtgtgtgtgtgtgtgtgtgtgcgtgcatgagtgtgtgtgtgccccctcAGCCCGTCACCATGAACGTGTCATCAGCTAACGTTACCATGGTGATCCAGTACCGGGACTCCTTCACCAAAGCGGTGACTAAGAACGTGATCGTCATCGTTCTGGGGATCTCCATCCACTACATCAACGCCGGCCTCATCCAGACCTTCACCAGACACGAGGTACGTGTTCACCGTCACGTTTACTATCATGTTCACCATCATGTTCACCATCACGTTCACCATCATGTTCACCATCATGTTCACCATCACGTTCACCATCACGTTCACCATCATGTTCACCATCATGTTCACCATCACGTTCACGTCACATCTGAACGAAGTAAAAGTGATCCAAATTGAAACACAGACATCCAGAATCAGACGTGACGTCTCCTCCTGTGACTCTGAGGCTCAGTTCTTCTTCCTGTCGGTCGACAGAAAGAACCAACTGGACCCATTGGTTCTTCACCCGAACCAACAGAACGCAATAGAAAACAGTAGAACCCAGTGGATCAGATTATAATGGATAGAAGTTCACTGTGGATCACAATAGTGTcctgtgagctggaggagaatcccagaatgctttgagACTTTAATCTGGAATATCTCACCGTTCCTGTTAGAACACACTTCAGATTAAACAAGTTGCAGATTAAACAAACTGCAGATTAAACACACTTCAGATTAAACAAACTGCAGATTAAACACACTGCAGATTAAACAAACTGCAGATTACACACACTGCAGATTAAACACACTGCAGATTAAACACACTGCAGATTAAACACACTGCAGATTAAACACACTGCAGATTAACCAAACTGCAGATTACACACACTGCAGATTAAACACACTGCAGATTAAACACACTGCAGATTAAACACACTGCAGATTAAACAAACTGCAGTGAACCCTCGTTCCTCATAGTTGAcacgttccaggaccaccatgaaaaattccgcaatagaacgacaaactattttattatttatgttaatttaaacgtctgcgaacccccccccccactgatattaaaccaccttctgtctgtcttacctttaaaacactctgatagactgtttagcACTGGGCGGGGCTCAGGTGACCCCTGCTGACCCACCCATGTCCTGTCTCCTCAGGTGTTCTACACGAACCCGCGCTACATCCTGTTCTTCCACCTGGTGGTGAACGACCTGATCCAGGTGACGCTCACCTCCGTCCTGTTCGTCATCAGCTACATCCTGTACCGCATCCAGGTGTCCGTGTGCTGCGTGTTCGTGCTGATCGCGCTGTTCGCCACGGAGAACACGCCGCTGAACCTGGCCTGCATGGCCATGGAGTGCTACATCGCCATCTGCAGGCCGCTGCGCCACGCCCGCATCTGCACCGTCAGGAGGACGCTGATGCTGATTGGTCTGATGTGGGCGACCAGCATGCTGTCCGTCCTCCCCGACCTGTTTGTCACCTTGGCGACGCAGCCTCTGGACTTCTTCAGGTCTCGAGTGTTCTGCCTGCGGGAGACGGCCTTCCCTGACCCCCGCATCGTCCAGAAGAGGGACGTGACCTACGTGGTCTACCTGGTGGTGGTCTGGCTGGTTATCTTCTACACCTACTTCAGGATCCTGTTCACGGCCAAAGCGGCGAGCGGAGACGCCCGGAAGGCCCGGAACACCATCGCTCTCCACGGGTTCCAGGTGCTGCTGTGCATGGCGACCTACGCCGAGCCGCTGCTGAGACAGGCGCTGCTGCTGCGCTTCCCCAGGAACCGCTCTGACTCCCAGTTCGCCTGTTACATCATCATCCACATCCTGCCGCGCGCCGTCAGCCCCGTGGTGTACGGCGTGAGGGACAGGACCTTCAGGAGGCACCTCAGGAACTACCTGTTCTGCAGGGGGGGCCCCACAAAGCCACGGCTTGTATAACCTGTTAAAGTCTGCACCAACCCGACACATGTCGGGTTGGTGACTCGcctgtcacatgacccccaACACACGTCACATGACCCCAACACGAGTGTTACATGACACCACActtgtgtcatgtgacctctgacttGCCTATCACATGAACCCCGATACgtgtgtcacatgaccccacacgtgtgtcacatgacctctgactcacctgtcacatgacccccaACACACATGTCACATGACCCCTGACATGCCTGTAACGTGACCCCCACACTCGTGTGATATGACCCCCAACACGCATGTGACATGACCCCCCACACGCAagcagacaaacaggaaggaaacaggtagtaaacaggaagtaaacataCCTGTGCGTGACCTTGGCGGCGTTAAACAGGTGACTCTTTAAACAGGTGACCCCACAGTCACAGCCGACTTTTCAGTGTGACACAAACGCACGTGTCACATGACCCCCTACACACATGTCACGTGACCTGAGGTGAGCAGAGGTCAGTGTCGAGTCCATCTGGGGTCAGAGATCAGCGTCGAATCCatctggggtcagaggtcagaggtttcTGGACTGAGACTATCGACGGTCAAACTGGAACTGGGCTGGAGTCCAGCTCACCCTGACGTTTGGTGGATCAGCCGCTGGTAGTTCTGCTGCAGGAACACCAGTCCTGGTCCTGATACTTGTCCAGCTAGAACCGGGTTTAGAGTGACTGATTGGTTCTGAACCGATGATGGTTCTGTAGTTTGACTTGATGCTAACGCTGTGGCGGGAAAACCGCTCAATGGTTTCAAACTGCAGGTGAGAAAGGGTTAAACAGGTGACTCTTTGAACAGGTGACCCCACAGTCACAGCCGACGTTTCAGTGTGACACACGCGTGTCACGTGACCCCCAACGCACGTGTCACATGACCCCCTACACACATCACGTGACCCCCGATGTGTGTGTCACGTGACCTCTGACACGCGAGCAGCACAAAGTGGACCTTAGCTTCTGGTGGATTTGACACAACctcaacaggaaacaggaacctTCAAAGCAGAGCGACGAGCAGGAAGAGCTGTTCCTGTTCCACAGGAAGTagacaacaggaaacaggaagaaaacaggaagtagacagGAGGGAGCAGGAAGGAAACAGGAGGGAAACAgtaagaaacaggaagtaaataggaaggaaacagaagggaaacaggaagtaaatagGAAGGAAACAGGAGGGAAACAGGAGGGGAAACAGAAGTTAAACTTaggtaaacaggaagtaaacacacCTGTGCGTGACCTTGGCGGCGTTGCAGGTGTTGCCGTGGTGCGAGGGACATCAGGAGTTTGGCCCTCGCACTGGAAATGTTTGGAGGGTGACCACACCCTCAGAAGCCACGCCCACAAAGACCTTTAACCCTGAGaaggaaaaaagatgaaaagactTGCAATCAAAAGAATGAGATCAGGACGTGAAGCTGCTCGTCTGCGCGGGTTCCTGTTTCCACGGTAACGGCTGATGACATCGACGCGTTTTGGATCAAATGTGAGCGACTGAAACTGGATCGGTTCTGTTCACACATCCTGATCCCTGATCCTGTTCTTCATGGTCATTAATAAACCCTCAGCTGATGCTCcaggtctgtgttgtgtgtctctgcctccaccagggggcgcatGTTTGACTGCCGGGTCACTGTTAGCTTGTGGGGCGGGCCAAAGGTCACGTAGGACGGATACAGGTGGTCCATATGtaacagtgttataaataaatttatttttattttatttttttaatgaacttccccaaattttacatttactttgtttttggttcCATGATTTGGTTGTGTTTCGGTGGGGCAATTATTGGGGGTGCACACGCCCAGGCATCCtcgtgctggaggtctggagagaggggtgAGTTACACTTGTTCAATGCTGCGGAAactttttgttaatatattcttcattttcattattttctaccAGTGGATGTGATTTTGTGGTACATAGTCGCTCACTTTCACACTCgctatgtttaaatattatttatttatatattcacgacgtaatttatgttaattagtAGGCGCTAAGCGGCGAACAAGTGCTAACGGCTCACTGCGTGTTGCAGGCATGCCAGCGTTACCCCAGCTCTCACATGACgtaccccaccttttgtgttacaggtatgtttaactgtttaaacagaaaaagaaaagctgtaaaaggatctgttaagtgttttacatgtttgtatttatttatttttgttcttttgatttgacctactgtttattttagttgtgttaaatgtcattattttattgttatggcatcctcgtgctggaggtctggagagaggggcatgccagcgttaccccagctctcacatgacgtaccccaccttttgtgttacagaaaaataaaacacagcggaTCTGCTCCACGCCTCCTTCAGTTCTTCGGCCATCTACAGTCATAGTTTCACCgtcattataaatgtaactggCCAGTCAGGGTCGGTTACATAAACTGGTGCCGTGACCTTTCAAGGATTCAACTGATCAGCCGCTGTCGCCGATCACCGGGGTCAAGCTTCCCACGTGGAGGTATTGTGGTGGAAGACCAGCGAATCCTCGTCATCAGTAcccatgttttactgttttgGTTGTAAGTTATCTGGTGAAGTTTAAATTGACCGtgtcaagttttgttttgttcttttaaaaaggGGTTAATGAGGGTAAATCTCCCTGTAATTTTGATTTTGCATTGAGAATTTTCAATTTCCATTATGGCCAGTGGAcgtggatttttattttctgacgaTGTGACCCCTTATGTAGTAAGAGGTAGGGGCAGGGGCATTATGGGATTTTCAGTGGGGGAGGGTAAGATATTAACCTTCACAGACGACACTCGGGTAGGTGGGCTCAGTGCTACACGTCCTGTAGAATTCACTCCGCCCTCAGAAGTTCCACCCCCCCACGTCAGCAATAGTGAAGATCATGCACAGGTTGATGCAGGCAATGTAGTTACATCTCCTGCAGGCCCAGAATCATCCACACCTATTGTGTCTGTTGGTAACATTGAAGCTAGAGCTGAGCTTCGTGACTTGATCACTACATTAGGGAATCAAATAGGTGATTCAATAGCCAGCCGGATATTTGCTCCTAATCCATCGCCCATCCCAGTCTCACCAGTGACTAGTGACAACAATGGCACTACCACTCTGGATCTCTCCAAAGTGAATGTGGTCATCAAGTCTGACGTCCGTGAACCTGCTGTATTCAGGGGTGAAGCATCTGATAAATGTACAGTGCAGGAATGGATAGAGCTGATGGAGGTGtatatggaaaaaaagaagtgtctTCTTTCAGATCAACCTGAGGAGATTTTGAGTCATTTAATGGGCAAGGCCAAGAAAATCGTACAGGTGGGGTTAAAGAGTTGCTCAACACCTGATACTGCAGTTCATCCCGAAATGATTTATGAAATTCTCAGACGGTACTTCAGTGAGAATCCTGTATCAAGCTTGCCGTTAGCTGATTTTTATGCCACTCAACCCAGTGTGGGTGAGGATCCAGTGGATTATTGGGTACGGTTGAATACAGCGGCAGAGCAGGCAGACCGTCACCTGAAAATGCAGGGCAGAAAATTGGAAAACATGGATGCTGAGATTTCGATGATGTTCATTAGGAGCTGCAATGATCCCGGACTAACTAGTGTCTTTAAAGGCAAGCCTTTAGGTAGATGGACTTTCATGGAAGTCCAAGAAGCAATTGACGAGTATCAAAGAGAGCATGTGTTCATGGGAAAGGCAGGGAGAGTTAAGCCAGTCCAAGTGGCTGTGGCTGCTGCCCACACCATGGCAGATGTTAAGGAGGAGGTTAGTTCAAACATGCCCGGTACAAACGTAACCAGTTCCAGTGGCCCAGTCAGGCCTAGTGAGTCCTCAGCTGCAGAGGGTGGTGCACTTGAGCGTGTTTTGTGTATGTTAGAGAGAGTGTTGGAGAAAACCAATCAGGTAAATTCACCTGCAGCTATGCCACCTGGTCTTAGGGTACATAACGCTACTTGTCGCGTCTGCGGGGACAAAGCTCACTCTACACGATCACACTGTATGAGGGAGAGGAGGTGCTTTGCATGCTTTGCTGTTGGACATCAGAAGCGTGAATGCATGCCGAATGGGGTCATTAGGTCCAATACTGCATCTGTTCAGGAAAACTGACTCACCCACATGTGGGagggaacaatgtgggttcatTTAGTCAGTCCCTCAACGTTGTAGATGATATGTCATCAGTATATGATGAAAGTTGTAAGTCGTTCCCTAGTCGTAGGGTGATTGTTTGTCAGAATGTACACAAGCTAGTGAAATCTGACAGTCTCTTCTATACTGATGTTGTTGTGAATAGTAAAGTTTCTTTGCGAGCATTGATAGACAGTGGATCAATGGCCTGTACCATGAATGAGGAGGCCGAACAGAAATTACGAAGCGCTGGCTTGTTTTCACAACGCAGCGAAGTGCCCACTGACATTGTACTTGTAGGATGTGGTGGAGTGCAAGTAACACCAAAATGTGTCTTTCAATTGGAGATGAATGTCTACGGACAGGAGGTTAGTGTACCTACTCTGATTGTTCCCGGCCAACACGATCAACTGATTTTGGGCTCAAATGTGATAAAACATCTCATTAGCCAATTCAGACGTAATCCGAGTTATTGGCGTGTGATGAACAAACCTGAATCCACAGATGACCCTGcaattgaacattttttgaataTGTTATCAGGAGTTAACCGATGGAAGGGGAATGTGATTCCTGATGTCATTGGCACAGCCAAATTGTCTCAAGCTGTGACCTTGCTGCCACGCCATGAGCATCTTGTGTGGGCTAGGTTGCCATCGAGCGCTCCTGTTTCTGGGGGTAGTGCAGTTCTTATTGATGCTCCGCATTCTCAGTCTCACAAGAAGAATATCATGGTGGGGAGAGCTGTGGCGACTATGTCAGGTGATAGATGGGTGCCAGTCAAAATTATCAATCCGAGCGACAAACCCGTTACTTTGAGACGTAATGCCAAAGTGGCTGATGTTTTTCCATGTGTCGCTTTAGAAGATTTGGATTTATGCGCGGCCGATACCCCTTCACCAATTCAGGTGCAAAGCCAGAGCGTGA
This sequence is a window from Antennarius striatus isolate MH-2024 chromosome 5, ASM4005453v1, whole genome shotgun sequence. Protein-coding genes within it:
- the LOC137595648 gene encoding odorant receptor 131-2-like — encoded protein: MNVSSANVTMVIQYRDSFTKAVTKNVIVIVLGISIHYINAGLIQTFTRHEVFYTNPRYILFFHLVVNDLIQVTLTSVLFVISYILYRIQVSVCCVFVLIALFATENTPLNLACMAMECYIAICRPLRHARICTVRRTLMLIGLMWATSMLSVLPDLFVTLATQPLDFFRSRVFCLRETAFPDPRIVQKRDVTYVVYLVVVWLVIFYTYFRILFTAKAASGDARKARNTIALHGFQVLLCMATYAEPLLRQALLLRFPRNRSDSQFACYIIIHILPRAVSPVVYGVRDRTFRRHLRNYLFCRGGPTKPRLV